From Mauremys reevesii isolate NIE-2019 linkage group 10, ASM1616193v1, whole genome shotgun sequence, the proteins below share one genomic window:
- the RPS15A gene encoding 40S ribosomal protein S15a translates to MTAREADERFSLTGRADIARSLRSPSTTPSSHNTLHAPGLFLFPPSCCTGIMVRMNVLADALKSINNAEKRGKRQVLIRPCSKVIVRFLTVMMKHGYIGEFEIIDDHRAGKIVVNLTGRLNKCGVISPRFDVQLKDLEKWQNNLLPSRQFGYIVLTTSAGIMDHEEARRKHTGGKILGFFF, encoded by the exons ATGACAGCACGAGAGGCAGACGAGCGCTTCTctctgactgggagagcagaTATCGCGAGATCCCTGAGATCTCCTTCCACCACCCCGAGTTCCCATAACACCCTGCACGCGCCTGGCCTCTTCCTTTTTCCGCCATCTTGCTGCACCG GCATCATGGTGCGCATGAATGTTCTGGCCGATGCCCTTAAGAGCATCAACAATGCAGAGAAACGTGGAAAACGTCAAGTTCTCATTAGACCGTGCTCTAAAGTAATCGTGCGGTTTTTAACTGTGATGATGAAGCATG GTTACATTGGTGAATTTGAGATCATTGATGATCACAGAGCTGGGAAAATTGTTGTTAATCTGACAGGCAGACTGAACAAG TGTGGTGTGATCAGTCCCAGATTTGATGTTCAGTTGAAGGACCTGGAAAAGTGGCAGAACAACCTTTTGCCTTCACGTCAGTTTGG GTACATAGTGCTGACAACTTCCGCTGGCATCATGGACCATGAGGAAGCAAGGCGAAAACACACAGGAGGCAAAATCCTGGGATTCTTTTTCTAA